CCACCAGCGCCGTGCCGGCCAGCGCGGGAAGAATACGCAACGCCGCCAGCGATCCTCCCATCACCAGCGCGAGCTTGGCATAAACCGCGATCAGCGGGGCGGCGTCGACATAGCCCCAATCAAGATGGCGCGCCATGTCGAGGTAATAAAGTTCGTCGCGAAAATAACCGTAATGGCGGACGCTGGTGAACAGGTGCAGCAGGAGCTTGGCCGCGCACAGTCCAAGCAGGACGCCGATGGCGAGGCGCGGAAGAGGCAGTCGCTCGGCGGAGGCGTTTTCTGCTACGACAGCGCTTGTTGACATTTCAGCAATTTCGTTAGGCGAGCCTACAGACGCTCAGGTTCCACACTGCCTAAGTAAGAAACGTTCTGGATCCTCGCCGAGTTCCACGAAAGGGATGAATGCTGATGGAATCAGTCAGCCGTGCCTTCCGACGGCTGCGTTTCCGCAGTGTAGGTCTTGCTGACCGCTTCCGGCAGCCAGTAGGCAAGGAACGAAACGCCGAAGCCGACAAACCATGAGTAGTCATACAACAGGTGCAGCGACGGAACCACCAAACCGATCCATGCTGCCGCACACCCCAACAAGGTGGCGACGATGCCTTTCAGGTTCCAGCCGCCGTAGATTCCATCCTCGAGATAAAGGTCTTCGACTTCGAGACGCTTGCGGCGCACCAGCCAGTAGTCGGCAATCAGCACGCCCGCGATCGATCCCAGTCCGCCCGAGTAACCGAGCAGCCATTTGAAAATGTACCCCGAGGGATCGGCCAGCAATTTCCATGGCTGCATGGCGATGCCGACGATTCCGGTGAGAACACCGCCGCGCCGGAAGGTGATGAAGCGGGGAAACGCGTTGGCGAAATCATTGGCCGGCGACACCACGTTGGCGGCGATGTTGACCGACAAGGTCGCCACCACGACCGTGAACATGGAAATGGCGACGATCCACGGCTGGGTAAATTTTCCGACCAGCTCAACCGGGTCCCAGATCGCACTGCCGTAGATGATCGCGGTGGCGCTGGTAATCACTACCCCCATGGCGGCGAACACGGTCATGGTCGTCGGCAGCGCAACCACTTGTCCGAGCGCCTGCTCGCGTTGGCTGCGGCCGAAGCGGGTGAAATCCGGCATGTTCAGCGACAAGGTTGCCCAGAAGCCGATCATCGCGGTCAACGAGGGCACGAAGATCGGCCAGAAATCGTGCCAGCTGTTAAATTTTCCCGGATGCGCCAGGATCGGGCCGAGGCCGTGCGCCTGCGTCAGCGCCCACCACACCAGCAGCGCGGTCATGACCAGCACGAAGGGCGCCGCCCAGTTCTCCACTTTCCGCAGCAGGTCCATGCCTCTGTAGACCACCAGGATGTTTAGGCTCCAAAAGAGGAGGAACGAAATCCATTCGGTCGGGGCATGGCCGCCGAAGCTGCCGGCAATCGCCTTGGGCCATGCCGGCCAGAGGGCGCGGAAGAAAACGTTCAGGGCCTGGCCGCCGATCCAGGCCTGGATGCCGAACCAACCGCAGGCCACCAGCGCGCGCATGAGCGCCGGAAGATTCGAACCTCGCGTGCCGTAGGCGGCGCGGGCAAACACCGGAAACGGAATGCCATAGCGGGTGCCGGGGTGCGAGTTCAGCAGGATGGGCACCAGCACGATGGTGTTTCCGAGCAGGATGGTCAGCAGCGCCTGCTTCCAGTTCATGCCCGCGCCAATCAGTCCGGAGGCGAGCATATAGGTGGGAATGCAATGCGCCATCGAGATCCAAAGGGCGGCAAAGTTATAGGTGCCCCAAGTACGGCGCGACGGGTCGGTCGGCGCCAGGTCCTTGTTGTACAGCGGGCTGGATTCGATGGAACGCTTCCCCACAGGTGAAAACTCCACGCTGCACAGCATTGTAGCCGGAGCAGGCAAGAAGCAGCGGCAAAATTGGCAAGCCGCTCCCGGGCCAACGCTTTTTGCTAGCATGGTGTTTGTGGGCGCAGACAGAAAGCCCGGAGCAGTGGCGGAGGCGTTCGCTTCGCTGGTGGGCCAGCAGGTGGAAGACGAGCGCATTCCGCTGGATCGCGCCGCGCTAACGATTGCGCGCACGGAGTACCCGGACCTCGATTTCGAACCCTACCTGCGGCGTCTGGGTGAACTGGCGACCCGGGTGACCGGGCGGCTGTCGCGAATTGCCGGCCCCGATGAAACCATTGCCGCGCTCAACCACGTGCTGTTCAGGGAAGAAGGGTTCCGCGGCAATCGCCAGGATTACTACGATCCGCGCAACTCTTTTTTCAATGATGTGCTCGACCGCAAGCTGGGCATCCCGATCACGCTGGCGCTGGTGTACATGGAAGTGGCGCGGCGCATCGGGTTCCCACTGTTCGGCGTGGGCATGCCAGGGCACTTCCTGCTCAAGCATTACGACGTGGAGGGGCACGAGACGTTGATCGACGCTTTCAACGACGGCGCCATCGTGACCGCCGGCGAGTGCCAGAGCCGCCTCGACGAAATCTATTCCGGCCAACTTCCGTTGCAGCCGGAATTCCTGCTCTCCGTCAGCCGGCGTCAGATGCTGACACGGATTCTGAACAACCTGAAAAATGTGTACATGGGGGCGCGCAACATGCGGAAGGCGCTGGAGGTGGTGGACCTGATCTGCGCCATGTTCCCGCGCTCGCCGGAGGACGTGAAGCAACGCGCGGCGCTTCGCTACAGTGTCGGGCAGATGCGCGGCGCCCTGGAAGACCTGGAGGAGTATCTGAAGATGTCGCCGGACGCATCTGATGCGGACGACATCCGCCACACCGCGCTGGCCATCCGAAGGACCCTGGCGAGATTAAATTAGTCTGGGGTGGTGGGAACAGCTGGAGCGAGAACACAGTACTTGCGTAGAAAAGCCTTTTCGCAAAGTCGTTCAATTTGAAACGAATTGGGATTCTGCACCGACACCGGCAGCTCTCTCACCACACCGTGAGCTTCACGTTATCCACCCACTCGTGGATGTCCACGCCGGTGCTGCTCTCGTCGAGCTGCCACTGCACTCCCATGGATTCTTTCCAGGAAGTTGAAGTGGGGCTGAAGGTGCGATTGATGCTGTACGACGCGCCGTCCACGACGAGGGTGTCGTAGTGGTAGCTGTTCCCGTCGCGCTCCATGTACCACTGGATGTGGTGCCACTGGTCCGGGGCCATGCGCTGGCAACGAATGTCGCTATGCAGCCACTGATTGGCCTTCTGGTCCCAGATGTCCCAATAGCCGTCGCCGAAGTTGCACTGGCTGCCGATCATGAATTCCTTGCCGCCGCTGATCTGCCAGAAATCGAACTCGGCAGTCCAGATGTTGGCCATCGAGGTTGCGTCCCACCGCACGTCGAACTGCCACAGGAAATGGGTGGTGTCGAAGTTCTCAAAGATGGTCTTGATGAACAGGGCATTCGACCATTTCGGACCGCCGATGAAGAATTCGCGGCTGCTGCCGGTGGTCGAAGGCGAGGTCTGATTCGGGGCCATCCAGTAGTTGGTGGTGTCGTTGGTGCCCTGGGCGCAGACGCTGCACGTAGTCCAGTTGTCCGTCTTGTTCTGAATCTGGTCATACACGACAGAATTCGCCGGTGGTACGGGCAACGATGAGGGTTTCGCGCTTGCCGCAGCAGGCGTTCCGGGAGCGTTAGACGCGGCCGGAGTTGCCGCGCTGGGATCGGGGCTGGCGCCAACCTTTGCGCTGGCCTGAAAATTGGATGGGCGGCCACCGCACCCGGCGAGCACCAGCACAATGCTACTGAGAAGAAGGGTTGAGGGGGAAAGCAGCTTCATTATCCAGCAGCTTAGGGCCAGGTTAACTGATGCGGCAATGAGCGGAATACCCGAGATTCCTTAAGTAATTTCCGTAAGCTTTCTAGGAGAAAACGCGTAGAAAGCGGGCGTACCCGCAAGGACTGGCCGGATGGAACTAAGGGCAGCGCCCAGCTCACCGGTCACGGCAGCGTGTAGTTGAAGCTGTAAGAATGCTTGCCGTCCTCGATGATGATTTCCATCCTGCCGCTGATGCCGGTCAATTCGCCGGTGCCGGATCCGGGGACAACGACGATGCTCCAACTCGTCGTTGAGCCCTGCTCCATCGTCGCGCTGTGCTCGAGTACGAACGTGCCGCGACGGCCGTTAAGCTTTCCGGTGACCTTCTCCATGGCGACAGCGCCGGCGGTGGGCGGCTTACCTGAGCTGAGCATCTCGCCCTTGCTGCTGGCCTCCAGGTCGCCGTGGTACTGCTTGTCGAGGGAGAAGCGGCCGAGCGTCGGATCGTCTTTCACGTACGGTTCGAGCGGTGCGACCTTGACGTCAAATGCTCCGGTGGCGTGATGAGGCACGTGAGAATCCTTTTCCGCGGGAGATTGCGCGATTGCAAGCGCAGTCAGTAAGAGTGTAGCCAGCCAAAAGGGTTTCATAGCCAAGAAAGAATACTGCAGGCCCGCGCGACACGACCGGGCTTGATCGTGAGGTTGCGTAAGGGTGCTATGCGCCAGCAGCAGATGCCCGTGCCTGCTTTGCGGGAGCCAAGGCGATGAGAGCGAGGCCTAAGACAGCGATGATAGCGAAACCGAGCAGATCACCGCGCAGGTCGTGGTATTGAATGCCTTGCACGATCATGATGCCGTCGTGAGCGAGCGTGGACCAACCGGCGAAGAGGATCAGGCTACGATGCTGGCGCGGGTTGCGGGCGGCGATCAGCAGGAAGACCCCGAGCGAGATGTAGATACTGAGAATCATCTGGTCTTGCCGGTTGATCGTCGTGGCGACGCCGTCCCGGAGCGCCCCGATGAGCGGGTAAAGTCCGGCCAGGCAAGCTAGTCCCACTAAAATCAAGAGAACCTTGAGCGCGCGCTCTCGCATCACAGGAACCTCCGTCGTTCGCAAGTGCCAGTCCTGCGGCCTACCATCTCTTGGCGCATTATGCTCCTGCTCCAACCAGCGCAGAACCCAAGTTTGCGCCGTTTGTTCACCAGCGGCAACCGTCGTTGAGCGCGGGCGGTTTGGCGAGATGGGTTCCGCCTGGCTCACTTTTCAAAATTATCCTGTAAGCTCTGCCCTGACCCTTGATGTGGTACTTGCTTCCGCCCATCGCTTTGTTCGTCTACTACCTGATGGTGTGGCAGCGGGCGACGAGCATGCTGCGGCCGCGCTCGGTGATCACCCGCTATCACGCGCCCGGTGGGCTCTCGCCGTCCGCGGTGCGCTATGTCTGGATGGGCGGCTCCGGCCTGTGGAGTGGTGGCGCCGATGCCCGCAGCCTGGCTGCGATGCTGGCCGACTTGGCGCACCGGAAACAGCTCTCGATCGAATTAAGCGGCAGCGAATTCGTTTTGCAGCGGACGCCGAATGGCGGCACCAGCCCTCTGACCGATGAGGAGCAAACGGTGATTTGCAGACTGCTGCCCTCGACGGAGCTGTATGCGGTCAAGTTTGACGGTCGAATCTTTTACACGCCTGCGCGATTCGAATTGGAAAAGGCGCTCTGGTACAGCCTGAGAGATACGTACTTCACGGAAAACATGCGCTATCGCCTGATGGGGGCCGGGGCCATGCTGCTGTCCGCCTACATCGTCGCCACGCTGTATGCATCGCAATGGCATTCGGATGCGGCGATTCCGGCGGTCGGATTGCTTTTCGCTGCGGTCCTGCTTGGCAGCCTGGCAATTGACCAGCTGCAAGACGCGCCGCGGCTGGGGGTCGCAGGCACATGGCTTCGGCCTGCGGCGCCGTACCTCGTGAGCGGGGGGTTGGCGGTGGCCGGGATCGTAGTCTTCTCCCACATTGCGAACCAGGCGTTCGCGGTCAGCGCAGTGGCGATGCTGGCACTGAATCTGTTATTCGGCGTGCGGCTGCGGGCGCCGACCTCGCTCGGGCGGCAAACCCTCGACGAAATTGCCGGCTATCGCGAATTCCTGGAGTCGGTGGAACGGCCTGTGCTCGATGCGCTCACCGCTGACGGCAAATCCCTGGCCGCCAGAATCGATGAACACCTGGGCTACCTGATTGCTCTCGATGTGCGCGACCATTGGGGGGACAAGCTGACCACCTCCATAGTCCAGGTTCTAGATCAAGAAGAGCGCTCGTTGCGGCAGTAACGTGTTCGCCGGCGATGTCTCCTTTGCCGAACTGCGGAACGCGGAATTGAGAATCTCCGCGCTCCGCTTTTCAATTCGGCAGTTCGGCAATTCTGCAATTCAGCAATGGTGAGGAAATGACAGCTCCACATTTGCCAACGCCGGGCAGATCGGGGTTGCTAGCGAGAAGGCGGGGGACCGGGCTGACCGGGATTTGGGGTGATGCCGATGGTGCTCATGCCGCGCAGCAATCCTCGCTCCTGGTCGGAGAAGTTGTTGCGATAGTCAGGCGAGTCGAGAAGTTTTTGCCGTTCCGCCGGATTCTTTCCTTCCAAGTCATGGAAAGCGCGGCGCAGCGCATCCTTGCGCTCCGGGGGCAGGCCCCGATAGTCGCGGAACATCTCATGCAGACGCTGCTGCTGGTCGGGCGGGAGATGTTCGTAGCGCTCCATGTTGGCCAAGATGCGATCTTTTTGCTCGGGCGGAAGGCTGTTGAACTTTTGCAGGCGCTCGCGCAGGCGCTGCTTGCCGTCGTCGGGCAGGCGCTGAAAATCCGGATTCTGTTCCAGTTTTCGGAGTTGCTGGTCGGGGGGAAGAGTTTCATTGCGGCGAAGCCAGTCGCCCATGTGCGGCCCCGGACCGTGAAACACCGGCCCCTGGGAGCGCACATGCGGCGCAAAACCGGGAGCTTGCACCGGCGGAGCGTCCTTGTGGCGCTCGTCCTTCTTCCTGTCGGGGCCACTGCCTTGAGCGCCGGCCAAACCCGCCGCCAAGATGACACCCGCGAACACGGCAATGACATTCCTGCGCAACTGCTTATTCCCTCTCCCTAATTCTGCACCAAACTGGGGGACGAATCCAGATCGTCAAGCAATTCGAAATCGGCCAGCAGATCGTGGTTGCGGTCCAAATACTGCAAGTCTCCGACAGCGGTGCCGGGCCTGAAATTGACGGCGGCGCGACTGGCGCCACTGTCCTTCACCGGCCCGCTTCCGCGGTAGAGGCTGATGCTGGCCACCATCAGAACCATAAGGCTGACGGCAAGCGCGGGCTTGCGAAACCACTGCATCCAGCCGGAGGGTTGCGCCTGCTCTTCGCGCATGCGGGCGCGCAACCGGGTCATAAAATATGGGCTGGTGTCGGCCGGCGCCTGCCACTGGTCCAGCAGCGCCATGGTCTGGCGCATGGATTCCAACTCGGCGGCGCAAGCGGCGCACGCCTTGACATGGTCCCGCAGCTCGCCAGGGCCCGCCCCCGATACCATCAGATCCAGCATTTGCTCGCGAACTTGATTGCAATTCATAACTCCACACCCTTACAAGAATTCTTTCAGCTTCTCGCGCAGCGTTTCATAGGCGCGGAACAGCAGCGATTTGGTGGCCGACTCGCTCAGTTTCAAAACTTCGGCAATCTGCCGGTAGTCCATGCCCTGGTACTTATGCATCAGCACCGCCATGCGCTGGCGCTCGGGCAGGTTCTGCACGTGCTGGCGGATGGCTGCCAGACGCTCCCGCCGCAACAGCATTTGCTCGGCGGTCAGACCGCCGTCGGCGAGATCGGGCGTCTGCCCGGTTTCGCTATCGGGCTCGTCCAGGTGCACGTTCAGCTCCGGCTTTTCGTACTTGGTATCGCGCGCGTGATTGACCGCTAAATTGGTCGCAATGCGATATAACCAGGTGCTGAACTTGGCCTCGGCGTTATACGTGGCGCGCGAGCGGTAGACGCGCAAAAAAACTTCCTGCACCAACTCTTCCGCGACCGAACTATTGCGCGCCATGCGGTACATGAAACTCAGCATGGGGCGACGGAACTTGGTCACCAGGTATTCGAAAGCCGCGTCGTCGCCGTTTTTGCAGCGCAGCATGACGTCAGCATCCGCCATGGCTTCATAGCTGACGTTGGGGGCCAGGTGCACGCCGGCATCGCCAGCACGCACACCGCCCGGGAGCAACCCTCGGTCGATGGCCACGCTGCTCACACCTGATGTAACCCCCGTATGAGGAGAAAGTTGCGGGTCCTGGGCCGGCCGGGAGGAGGCCCCGGGAGAGGAATGGGAAGACTCGGGTTTAGAGGTCCATTGGGCCATGAGGGCATGGGCGCCGGGAGTCAAACCGGCTCCCCACATTATGACGCGACCAGACAGCATACAGGAAGCCGCTTCCGACAGGTGTCCCGGGTGAAATGTGAAAAAATTTACACCGTGGGCTACTACTTGGGTTCAAGTTGAGGTATATTACGCGAACTAAGGCCCGCAGCGGCCCCGCGCCAGCCGCTTCCATGGTACGTGCAGTCCATCTCGGTTATCTTTGCGACGGTTGTCGCGCGCGCGTCCCCGTGTACACGTTTACGCGCTCCAACGCGGCGACGTCCAGCACACCTCCGGTGGATCGATCCGTCCAGTGCCCGCAATGCCACGCGGCGCGTCACGTGAGCTTCTCCGAGATCCAAAATCTTGAGCGTTGGGAAGAGATCGTCGCCGCCGACGGAAACGCCGCGTAGAGGTTGGTCGCGCAAGCTTCCGTGACGCCTGCCGCCGTGAATTGCGCTAAAGAGGAAGTTACGCGATACTTTCAGCAGGTACATGCAACCCTGGCAGGAACTCAGGGCATCCACGCACAAAACTCACTCCATGGCAATTCAGATCTTATCGGTTTCTTACGATCAGGCGCTGTTGTTAACGCGCCAGCTGATGCTGGAAGGGCAAGGATACCAGGTGGTGTCGGCGCTCGGATTCAAGGAAGCCGAGAGGAAGTGCAAGGATGGCGGGTTTCAACTGATGGTGCT
This is a stretch of genomic DNA from Terriglobales bacterium. It encodes these proteins:
- a CDS encoding DUF6632 domain-containing protein gives rise to the protein MRERALKVLLILVGLACLAGLYPLIGALRDGVATTINRQDQMILSIYISLGVFLLIAARNPRQHRSLILFAGWSTLAHDGIMIVQGIQYHDLRGDLLGFAIIAVLGLALIALAPAKQARASAAGA
- a CDS encoding transglutaminase-like domain-containing protein yields the protein MGADRKPGAVAEAFASLVGQQVEDERIPLDRAALTIARTEYPDLDFEPYLRRLGELATRVTGRLSRIAGPDETIAALNHVLFREEGFRGNRQDYYDPRNSFFNDVLDRKLGIPITLALVYMEVARRIGFPLFGVGMPGHFLLKHYDVEGHETLIDAFNDGAIVTAGECQSRLDEIYSGQLPLQPEFLLSVSRRQMLTRILNNLKNVYMGARNMRKALEVVDLICAMFPRSPEDVKQRAALRYSVGQMRGALEDLEEYLKMSPDASDADDIRHTALAIRRTLARLN
- a CDS encoding NCS1 family nucleobase:cation symporter-1, translating into MGKRSIESSPLYNKDLAPTDPSRRTWGTYNFAALWISMAHCIPTYMLASGLIGAGMNWKQALLTILLGNTIVLVPILLNSHPGTRYGIPFPVFARAAYGTRGSNLPALMRALVACGWFGIQAWIGGQALNVFFRALWPAWPKAIAGSFGGHAPTEWISFLLFWSLNILVVYRGMDLLRKVENWAAPFVLVMTALLVWWALTQAHGLGPILAHPGKFNSWHDFWPIFVPSLTAMIGFWATLSLNMPDFTRFGRSQREQALGQVVALPTTMTVFAAMGVVITSATAIIYGSAIWDPVELVGKFTQPWIVAISMFTVVVATLSVNIAANVVSPANDFANAFPRFITFRRGGVLTGIVGIAMQPWKLLADPSGYIFKWLLGYSGGLGSIAGVLIADYWLVRRKRLEVEDLYLEDGIYGGWNLKGIVATLLGCAAAWIGLVVPSLHLLYDYSWFVGFGVSFLAYWLPEAVSKTYTAETQPSEGTAD
- a CDS encoding DUF3106 domain-containing protein, with the protein product MRRNVIAVFAGVILAAGLAGAQGSGPDRKKDERHKDAPPVQAPGFAPHVRSQGPVFHGPGPHMGDWLRRNETLPPDQQLRKLEQNPDFQRLPDDGKQRLRERLQKFNSLPPEQKDRILANMERYEHLPPDQQQRLHEMFRDYRGLPPERKDALRRAFHDLEGKNPAERQKLLDSPDYRNNFSDQERGLLRGMSTIGITPNPGQPGPPPSR
- a CDS encoding DUF3224 domain-containing protein, producing MPHHATGAFDVKVAPLEPYVKDDPTLGRFSLDKQYHGDLEASSKGEMLSSGKPPTAGAVAMEKVTGKLNGRRGTFVLEHSATMEQGSTTSWSIVVVPGSGTGELTGISGRMEIIIEDGKHSYSFNYTLP
- a CDS encoding sigma-70 family RNA polymerase sigma factor — encoded protein: MAIDRGLLPGGVRAGDAGVHLAPNVSYEAMADADVMLRCKNGDDAAFEYLVTKFRRPMLSFMYRMARNSSVAEELVQEVFLRVYRSRATYNAEAKFSTWLYRIATNLAVNHARDTKYEKPELNVHLDEPDSETGQTPDLADGGLTAEQMLLRRERLAAIRQHVQNLPERQRMAVLMHKYQGMDYRQIAEVLKLSESATKSLLFRAYETLREKLKEFL